A stretch of Triticum aestivum cultivar Chinese Spring chromosome 1D, IWGSC CS RefSeq v2.1, whole genome shotgun sequence DNA encodes these proteins:
- the LOC123179338 gene encoding uncharacterized protein, with the protein MATALPILSRKLAGRALRPSLAAAAATQHQPATARLLHSTTKMQKGLISSHAQPKRENPVWRFYRRAKWYHLLMMYGPAFVFGYASMWDRPDGKKEPAPDQ; encoded by the exons ATGGCGACGGCGCTCCCCATCCTTTCCAGAAAGCTCGCCGGCCGCGCCCTCCGCCCATcgctggccgcggcggcggcgacgcagcaCCAGCCGGCGACCGCTCGCCTGCTCCACTCGACG ACGAAGATGCAGAAGGGCCTCATCTCATCCCATGCCCAGCCTAAGCGCGAGAACCCTGTCTG GCGCTTCTATCGTAGGGCAAAGTGGTACCATTTGCTCATGATGTATGGCCCAGCATTTGTGTTCGGCTATGCGTCCATGTGGGATCGGCCTGATGGCAAGAAGGAGCCGGCGCCAGATCAGTAG